In a single window of the Streptococcus salivarius genome:
- a CDS encoding type I restriction endonuclease subunit R, which produces MSNTPKNTSEKAFQENFVKKLTKFKWQAPDKLNGNLHKVTVQDLINNWRDELNRINADILEGVALTDAEFQQVMAKVKQISNSYEAAKILSMEGSTGKIDGIYRDSHPDVTRRQITLTILRKAQVRGGDSNYQIAREVQTDYNNRFDIVLLINGLPLINIEQKRTDKTLDEAFGQFKRYYRDGEYTNNFMAFSQMMVVTSEIETRYFATPKTLNDFNPAFVFHWSLVRKSEKDGEFLGHRILTNYQEVIEHFLNIPMAHQMVGDYLIINEDKLEENRRHMLMRPYQVHALQAIETAVFGSPNDSIPHGGFVWHTTGSGKTITSFKTAQVLATRTEYDKVVFLLDRRDLDDQTSEAFKAYSVYESVNVDDTKSTYQLRRQLMSAKSGIVVTTTFKLYNLVESLVKGQDDSLKEKKIIFIIDEAHRTTMGDMMAKIKEYFFQNGLFFGFTGTPLFDENKAKGKVNERSELINTTEKLFGPLLHQYTIDEAIADGNVLGFHVDYINTGEFRNYDDLREQLIETLSEQHPEKGEKAIAREVYQWDDLEVETKASEEGILIYQDETHIPRVVEEVLDGWQEQSQNGEFNAILTAAYKDRVIAYYHEFKKQIAEKFKDGEAKPNVAMTFSFGNENDPDNIALEVVDEMFEDYANFTGISFVPGNKTHGEAAYFEDVTDRAKRGGSGRNPKNIDILIVADQLLTGYDSKRINTLYVDRRLELQGLIQAYSRTNRVFGSSKEFGTIINFQYPRITQELVRAALELYGSGGKNSKVIVDKYEDAVDELNKRMINLIQELSDPTRWIDLRDDKDGKKRFKAAFEEAAKQLNVVKQYYEFVWDNKRFGLDEHKWLQYIGAYRNLFSILVDGAEEEEIRELQGRTKLQGSQVIDAQSILELIGNKTTTEGGYIVINDNNLVLIQEQIQELSNLGEHEKAESLKRFVNEELRGGHIPATSNFDEAFQDWQDKQQFKEVKSFASEWGIDADLLSKSLKEYSLLKPEEIPFRDEISKTLDPDKATNPFAGNKLMLNMNLGPVLQKWMREIKQKYK; this is translated from the coding sequence ATGAGTAATACTCCCAAAAATACTTCAGAAAAGGCATTTCAGGAAAATTTCGTAAAAAAATTAACGAAGTTTAAGTGGCAAGCTCCTGATAAACTAAATGGTAATCTTCATAAAGTCACTGTTCAAGACCTTATTAATAACTGGCGTGATGAGTTAAATCGTATCAATGCGGACATCTTAGAGGGTGTTGCCTTGACTGATGCTGAGTTCCAGCAAGTTATGGCGAAGGTCAAACAGATATCAAATAGTTATGAAGCCGCAAAGATCCTATCAATGGAAGGTTCAACGGGTAAAATTGATGGTATCTATCGTGACAGTCATCCAGATGTTACTAGACGACAAATCACACTAACGATTCTGAGAAAGGCTCAAGTTCGTGGTGGAGACTCTAATTATCAAATTGCGCGTGAAGTACAGACTGACTATAATAATCGATTTGATATTGTGCTGTTAATTAATGGACTACCATTAATTAATATTGAGCAAAAACGTACGGATAAAACATTAGACGAAGCCTTTGGACAATTTAAGCGTTATTATCGAGATGGTGAATATACCAATAACTTTATGGCATTTTCACAAATGATGGTTGTGACAAGTGAGATTGAAACACGTTATTTTGCGACACCTAAAACACTCAATGATTTTAATCCTGCTTTTGTGTTCCACTGGTCACTTGTACGAAAAAGCGAAAAAGATGGTGAATTCCTAGGTCACCGTATATTGACAAATTATCAAGAAGTTATTGAACATTTCTTAAATATTCCCATGGCACATCAAATGGTTGGGGATTATTTGATAATAAATGAAGATAAACTGGAAGAAAATCGCCGTCATATGTTGATGCGACCTTATCAAGTCCACGCGTTACAAGCCATTGAAACGGCTGTTTTTGGCTCGCCAAATGATAGTATACCGCACGGTGGTTTTGTCTGGCATACAACTGGTTCAGGAAAGACCATCACAAGTTTTAAGACAGCTCAGGTTTTAGCCACTCGAACGGAGTATGATAAGGTAGTTTTCTTATTAGATCGACGTGATCTTGACGACCAAACTTCAGAAGCCTTCAAAGCTTATTCCGTTTATGAATCGGTTAATGTGGATGATACGAAAAGTACTTATCAACTGAGAAGACAATTGATGTCTGCTAAGAGTGGGATTGTTGTTACAACAACCTTTAAACTATATAACCTCGTTGAAAGTCTTGTTAAAGGACAGGATGATAGCCTAAAAGAGAAGAAAATAATCTTTATTATTGATGAGGCCCATCGGACAACTATGGGTGATATGATGGCTAAAATTAAAGAGTATTTCTTTCAAAATGGTTTGTTCTTTGGTTTTACCGGGACACCTTTGTTTGATGAAAATAAGGCTAAAGGTAAAGTCAATGAACGTAGCGAGCTCATTAATACGACTGAAAAGCTTTTTGGCCCCTTGCTCCATCAATACACTATCGATGAAGCGATTGCGGACGGTAATGTCTTAGGTTTCCATGTTGACTACATCAATACTGGTGAGTTTAGAAATTATGATGATCTCCGTGAGCAACTGATTGAGACCTTATCTGAGCAACACCCAGAAAAAGGTGAGAAAGCCATCGCACGAGAGGTCTATCAGTGGGATGATTTGGAGGTTGAAACCAAGGCTTCTGAAGAAGGTATCTTAATCTACCAAGATGAGACTCATATTCCACGAGTAGTTGAAGAAGTGCTAGATGGTTGGCAGGAACAGTCTCAAAACGGAGAGTTTAATGCCATCTTAACAGCTGCTTATAAAGATCGTGTAATTGCCTATTACCATGAATTTAAGAAACAAATTGCTGAGAAATTCAAGGATGGTGAAGCTAAACCCAATGTTGCCATGACATTTAGCTTTGGAAACGAGAATGATCCAGATAATATTGCTCTAGAAGTCGTTGATGAAATGTTTGAAGACTATGCAAACTTTACTGGTATTTCCTTTGTTCCTGGTAATAAGACTCATGGTGAAGCTGCCTACTTTGAAGATGTAACGGACCGTGCGAAACGTGGGGGTAGTGGTAGAAACCCTAAGAATATCGATATTCTTATTGTTGCTGACCAATTACTAACAGGTTATGACTCAAAACGTATTAACACCCTTTATGTTGATAGACGTCTTGAACTTCAAGGCTTGATTCAGGCTTATTCTAGAACAAATCGTGTTTTTGGTTCTTCAAAGGAATTTGGAACGATTATTAATTTCCAATATCCAAGAATTACACAAGAGCTTGTTAGGGCTGCCCTTGAACTTTATGGTAGCGGGGGTAAGAATAGTAAAGTTATCGTTGATAAGTATGAGGATGCTGTCGATGAACTGAATAAGCGAATGATTAATCTCATCCAAGAACTTTCAGACCCAACACGATGGATAGACCTACGTGACGATAAAGACGGCAAAAAACGATTTAAAGCAGCATTCGAAGAAGCTGCTAAACAGTTAAATGTTGTTAAACAATATTATGAATTTGTCTGGGATAATAAGCGTTTTGGCCTTGATGAGCATAAGTGGCTTCAGTATATAGGTGCCTATAGAAACCTTTTCTCTATACTTGTAGATGGAGCAGAAGAGGAAGAGATTAGAGAATTACAAGGGAGAACTAAACTTCAAGGATCTCAGGTCATTGATGCTCAGAGCATCCTAGAGTTAATTGGAAATAAGACGACTACAGAAGGTGGTTATATTGTAATCAATGATAATAATTTGGTCTTAATTCAAGAGCAAATCCAAGAGTTGAGTAACCTTGGGGAACATGAAAAGGCTGAGTCTTTGAAACGTTTTGTTAATGAAGAATTACGAGGTGGTCACATTCCGGCTACCAGTAATTTTGATGAAGCTTTTCAGGATTGGCAGGACAAACAACAATTCAAAGAAGTTAAATCATTTGCGTCCGAATGGGGGATTGATGCTGATTTACTTAGTAAATCACTTAAAGAGTATAGTCTTCTCAAGCCGGAAGAGATTCCATTCCGTGATGAAATTTCTAAAACACTGGATCCTGATAAAGCCACCAATCCCTTTGCAGGCAATAAGTTGATGCTTAATATGAACTTGGGTCCTGTTCTTCAAAAATGGATGCGTGAAATTAAACAGAAATATAAGTGA
- a CDS encoding type I restriction-modification system subunit M, translating to MITSEEIKARLWNGATELRGSMDASRYKDYMLGLMFYKFLSDKTLKTFAELSGLSTDVDVFEEYQKAHELYEKDLEKMISDNLGYVVKPKYLYQKWLNDMNTGQFEVQTVTESLGEFERSVVSTYETDDFNGLFSSSTLDLSDTALGSDLNTRSKNIQALIRLFEDLDMVALQKSDILGDAYEYLIGQFAMESGKKAGEFYTPHQVSEVMAQIVATNKSLASIYDPTVGSGSLLLTVKKHLSEEQQKVLSYYGQEKNTATYNLTRMNLLLHGVRPEKMSIKNGDTLAQDWPEDPERPDEGVQFDAVVMNPPYSIKNWNRVGLKASDPRFEIASVLPPDSKGDFAFLLHGLYHLSTTGTMAIVLPHGVLFRGGAEGEIRQKLIEKNQIDTVIGLPSNLFSNTGIPVCIIILKKNRDLNEPVLFIDASHNFIKVGKQNVLQEKDIAKIVDTYSNRTEEEGYSHLASRKELISNEFNMNIPRYVTAIDNEIAHDVDAHLYGGIPKENIENLKILNQLVPDVLEQAFTEKRPGYLALNKTIDEFSDEVLSSTVVQETMMHVKEMVEAYLDTYWTQLHELGKERSSRQLKESMLADIKHQLSAFEQLDSYDGYQMIAEIWANSLEHDSEFIEQLGFYQAGRTREPNMVKKGKKKELVQDGWNGVVVPNSLIASELYAKELAEIKAFKSRIADIESEMSELVENAKVEDSDEYNALFDSLKKNEEGEAQDSFEGKLIKDSLKEAEKGSLEYDLLKKVDDLTKEKSAVNKKIKTKEQELKELVAERILQLTDEEVDQLLYKKWFGSVIERVENLVESPLKSEIAVVDELNKRYSETLDSLDDEIAKLEKELEAMMKELVVL from the coding sequence ATGATTACGTCAGAAGAAATCAAAGCACGTCTGTGGAATGGAGCTACTGAGCTCCGTGGTTCAATGGACGCTAGCCGTTACAAAGACTACATGTTAGGACTCATGTTCTATAAATTCCTGAGTGACAAAACACTCAAAACCTTTGCAGAATTATCCGGGCTTTCTACTGATGTGGACGTGTTTGAGGAATATCAAAAGGCACACGAGTTATACGAAAAAGATCTGGAGAAGATGATCAGTGATAACTTAGGGTATGTGGTCAAACCTAAGTACTTGTATCAAAAATGGTTAAATGACATGAATACAGGGCAGTTTGAAGTTCAGACGGTTACTGAAAGTCTTGGTGAATTTGAACGTAGTGTCGTGTCAACATACGAGACAGATGATTTTAATGGTCTTTTCTCAAGCTCAACGTTGGATTTGTCTGATACAGCTCTTGGTAGTGACCTGAACACACGAAGCAAGAACATTCAGGCTCTTATTCGTCTTTTTGAAGACTTGGACATGGTTGCCCTCCAAAAAAGTGATATTTTAGGAGATGCTTATGAGTACTTGATTGGGCAGTTCGCTATGGAATCTGGGAAAAAGGCTGGTGAATTCTACACCCCTCATCAGGTCAGTGAAGTCATGGCTCAGATAGTTGCGACAAATAAGTCTCTAGCCTCTATCTATGACCCAACTGTTGGTTCAGGGTCACTCCTTTTGACTGTAAAAAAACATTTATCTGAAGAGCAGCAGAAGGTTCTTAGCTACTACGGACAAGAAAAAAATACAGCGACTTACAACTTGACACGTATGAACCTCTTACTTCATGGTGTACGTCCTGAGAAGATGAGCATCAAAAACGGGGATACCCTTGCACAAGACTGGCCAGAAGATCCAGAGCGTCCAGATGAAGGTGTACAGTTTGATGCGGTGGTTATGAACCCACCTTATTCGATTAAGAACTGGAACCGAGTCGGCTTAAAAGCTTCAGACCCACGTTTTGAAATTGCCAGTGTACTACCTCCAGATTCAAAAGGGGATTTTGCCTTCCTTCTTCATGGGCTTTACCACCTATCAACCACTGGTACAATGGCCATTGTATTACCTCATGGGGTGCTTTTCCGTGGAGGAGCAGAAGGCGAGATTCGTCAGAAACTCATTGAAAAAAATCAGATTGATACCGTTATTGGTTTGCCAAGCAATCTATTCTCTAATACAGGGATCCCAGTATGTATCATCATTTTGAAGAAGAATCGTGACTTAAATGAGCCTGTTCTCTTTATTGATGCTTCGCATAACTTTATTAAAGTAGGGAAGCAAAATGTCCTTCAAGAAAAAGATATTGCTAAGATTGTAGATACATACAGTAATCGTACAGAAGAAGAAGGATATAGTCATTTAGCGAGTCGAAAGGAACTCATCAGCAACGAGTTTAATATGAACATTCCTCGCTATGTGACAGCTATAGACAATGAGATTGCTCACGATGTTGATGCCCATTTATACGGAGGTATTCCAAAAGAGAATATTGAGAACTTGAAGATTCTCAATCAATTAGTACCAGATGTTTTAGAACAAGCATTTACTGAAAAGCGTCCTGGCTATTTGGCTTTAAACAAAACGATTGATGAATTTTCAGACGAGGTATTATCAAGTACGGTAGTTCAAGAGACGATGATGCATGTGAAAGAAATGGTTGAAGCTTATCTGGATACCTACTGGACTCAGTTACATGAGCTTGGTAAGGAACGTAGTTCTAGACAGCTTAAAGAATCCATGTTAGCGGATATCAAACATCAGCTATCAGCCTTTGAACAACTTGACAGTTATGACGGGTATCAGATGATTGCTGAGATTTGGGCCAATAGCCTTGAACATGATTCAGAGTTTATTGAACAGTTAGGATTTTACCAAGCTGGTCGAACACGTGAGCCCAATATGGTAAAAAAAGGTAAGAAAAAAGAACTTGTTCAAGACGGTTGGAATGGGGTTGTCGTTCCAAATAGTCTCATTGCTAGTGAACTTTATGCTAAGGAGCTAGCTGAAATTAAGGCTTTCAAATCACGTATTGCTGATATTGAAAGCGAAATGAGTGAGCTTGTAGAAAATGCGAAGGTAGAAGATAGTGATGAGTACAATGCTCTCTTTGACTCTCTCAAAAAGAATGAAGAGGGTGAGGCTCAAGACAGTTTTGAAGGCAAGTTGATTAAAGATAGTTTGAAAGAGGCTGAAAAAGGGTCTCTTGAGTATGACCTTCTCAAGAAAGTCGATGACTTGACCAAAGAAAAATCAGCAGTCAATAAAAAGATTAAGACCAAAGAGCAAGAGTTAAAAGAACTAGTGGCTGAACGCATTCTTCAATTGACAGATGAAGAAGTAGATCAACTCCTTTACAAAAAATGGTTTGGTTCAGTTATCGAAAGAGTGGAGAACTTAGTAGAATCCCCTCTTAAGTCTGAGATTGCAGTGGTAGATGAATTGAACAAACGCTACTCTGAAACATTAGATAGTCTAGATGATGAGATTGCTAAACTCGAAAAAGAACTGGAAGCAATGATGAAGGAATTGGTGGTGCTTTGA
- a CDS encoding restriction endonuclease subunit S, with product MTNSKYVPKRRFKEFELDGEWEQDLLGNIADFSIKTNSFSREKLTHESYEVQNIHYGDILIKFQSVIDLKRDNLPSIIDSSVLDFRQSLLQDGDVIFADAAEDSTVGKAIEIRNIMGKNVVSGLHTIAARPIQLFAPYYLGYYLNSDFYHKQILPLMQGTKVSSISKSNLQVTEISFPIIDEQKKIGKFFQTIDSLITLHQHKLDKLKNLKKAYLAELFPAEGERVPKRRFSGFEGEWEEVLLGRLGNAQSGIGFPDSEQGGKVGIPFYKVSDMNNQGNEHEMVFANNYVTIEQINQRSWKPIQDVPAIFFAKVGAAVLLNRKRLCSIPFLMDNNTMAFSIDTSKIDTNFAKTIFETIDLPSLIQVGALPSYNARDVESILVSVPSLPEQEKIGEFFQKLDKSISIQQQKLDKLNDLKKAYLNELFV from the coding sequence ATGACGAACAGTAAATATGTGCCAAAGAGACGGTTTAAAGAGTTTGAATTAGATGGTGAGTGGGAACAAGACCTCTTAGGAAATATAGCTGATTTCTCTATAAAAACGAATTCTTTTTCGCGAGAAAAACTAACGCACGAATCTTACGAAGTTCAAAATATACATTATGGTGATATTCTAATAAAGTTTCAAAGTGTTATAGATCTAAAACGAGATAACTTGCCATCAATAATTGATTCTAGTGTACTAGATTTTAGACAATCTCTTCTTCAAGATGGTGATGTAATTTTTGCAGACGCTGCAGAAGATTCAACTGTTGGAAAGGCAATAGAAATTAGAAATATTATGGGGAAAAATGTGGTGTCTGGATTACATACAATCGCTGCCAGACCAATACAGTTATTTGCTCCATATTATTTAGGATATTACTTAAATTCTGATTTTTATCACAAGCAGATATTACCTTTAATGCAAGGAACGAAAGTTAGTTCTATCAGTAAGTCTAATTTACAAGTGACTGAAATTAGTTTTCCAATAATTGATGAACAGAAAAAAATCGGAAAATTTTTCCAAACAATCGACTCTCTCATCACCCTCCATCAGCATAAACTTGATAAACTCAAAAATCTCAAAAAAGCCTATCTTGCTGAACTCTTCCCTGCAGAAGGAGAACGAGTACCAAAACGTCGTTTCTCAGGTTTTGAAGGGGAATGGGAAGAGGTTTTGTTAGGAAGACTAGGAAATGCTCAATCTGGTATTGGATTCCCCGATTCAGAGCAAGGAGGAAAAGTAGGAATTCCTTTTTACAAAGTATCAGATATGAATAACCAAGGGAATGAGCATGAAATGGTCTTTGCAAACAATTACGTCACAATAGAACAAATTAACCAGAGAAGTTGGAAACCAATTCAGGATGTTCCGGCGATATTTTTTGCAAAAGTTGGAGCAGCAGTTTTGTTGAATCGTAAGAGGTTATGTAGTATACCATTCCTTATGGATAACAATACTATGGCATTTTCTATTGATACTTCAAAAATTGATACAAATTTTGCTAAAACTATATTTGAAACAATTGATTTACCATCCTTGATTCAAGTCGGTGCATTACCATCATACAACGCTAGAGATGTAGAAAGCATTTTAGTATCAGTTCCCTCTCTACCAGAGCAAGAAAAAATAGGAGAATTTTTCCAAAAACTCGACAAATCTATCTCTATCCAACAACAAAAACTCGACAAACTAAACGATTTGAAAAAGGCTTATTTGAATGAATTATTCGTGTAA